The sequence caaaattaaaaaattgttcACTCCCAAATTTTTTTGACTCTTTAATTATATagttgaaattaattatatatgattgCATAAAAATTGTATATAATTTGAGAGTGTCTCAATATCAATTTTTAATGGATATATAGGTCATTAGATTTTGTTACAATATGATATCCTGAATGAGAACTTGATTTATAAAAGAAGAAACTCAATTCTGCATGTCCCACTTACTCTTTAAGTAACAATGCTTATAAACTctagtaaatactattttggatcttgtgttttgtaaaattttttaattaggcccgttgttttgttaaatgacaaaataaatcctatattttttaaaatagtaaaaatatgatcctgagcttaattttcaataattttattttttaatataatcgactttaagacaatttctaacacgaacagatacagaaaatataatcagttttgtcataacatctctaaattgcattattattaagttttattttgataaaaaaatcaattcaagatcatatttgtacaattttaaaaaatacatggtccattatatcatttaataaaatagatggtccaattaataactttcataaaaatatatcgtccaaaataatttttacccaAAATGTTATTATGAGCTATGCTGGTAAATCTCACACGCCATCGCAACTTTATTTCAATAATTTTCTTCTTTCATTAAAATGATGGATTAATTGCAAATTAAAGGTAgtgatcaataaaaaaaataatttctcaaattatgtttatgttattttatggaAATTATGTGCCAAATTATGCTacctttctaaaaaaataaagtattccAACTCcacaagtaaaataaaaataggaaaataagcCAAATATTACATTTTCAAAATCAGAATTACATAGCTTACAGGTACAAAGTCATGACATAAAAAAAAGTTTCCACCATTACGTCACAATTTAGCTTCAGTGAAAGTTTTCGATAAGACAATAACCACTGATGTATTGTTGATCCACTGCAAAAGAGTTTATTCAATCTTCAGTGAAAAGCATTTTCTTTTAGTTGAAATCTCATTCAGCTGATGGTTCTCATTCGTAGACAAATTaccttatttatatttatggttCTTGCTTCAACTTTGGTATTTGCTTAAATGAAACAGGTCGGTACCCTCAGATTAAATGTTTtcagttttatttatataaaagataAGTTCAATAACAGTTAACGATAACTGTTACAGAAGAACACAACACCAAAAACCCATTTTATCCTATTTGATATTGACAAAACTCTCCAATCCTATTTCCACTACAGCCCGGCTAAAACGGGGCGAACCGCCCGTTAAGGTCTCAGTCTAGCCCGATGGATGGAGCCAAGCATAGGTGGAATGATCTTTTACAGGTGTCTATGAAAGCTGAGAAGTCAACTTTTAGATTTGCATCTGAAGCAATCAAGCAGGGACAGATGTCACAGTCACAAGGAGCCATGCAATATTCCAGACGGGGTAAGTGCACCACCCTTCTATCTGCTCTATCCATCTTCTTAAGATTCTTTCTGACTTTTAACTAAACAACCTTTGTGGCTCAAATTAccaaatttttcttaaaaacaTTTTCATTCCAAGTAAATCTCCAAACATTGAATTTCATATATAGTTTAGAATGAGTCGTTCACCAGTATAACCGACCatcaaaataacacaaaatcaattccatATCAAGTCAAATTCATCTTGCAAGCACAACATATTTTGAGGTTTCAAACAGGTACTCGTTTACCAGAAGTAGGAAGAGTTGGTCACCAATATACCCCATCCTTTCTTTTGTCTCTTTCCTCTTCCCATTTCCCTACAAAAGCCACTCACGTCTCTTCTAATTCTCAACCTGGACAAACCAATTAAACACCATCAGAACATACAACTCTTATTGGCGCTTTGAGCTTTTTCTATATTCAAGAAAAAACCAATCTTAAAAGAATGGCACAAAGAAGTTTCTTCATCCTTGCTGTTGTACTAGCCACATCGTGTTGGGCAATGGTGGCTGCACAGCAGAGTTGTACTAATGCACTGGTGGGCATGTCACCATGCCTGAACTACATCACCGGAAATTCCTCCAGTCCATCTTCAGGATGCTGCTCTCAGCTCGCCACAGTAGTCCGCTCTGAGCCACAGTGCTTGTGTCAGGTCCTCAATGGCGGTGGCTCTTCACTAGGCATTAATATTAATCAAACTCAGGCTTTGGCACTCCCTGGTGCCTGCAATGTCCAGACTCCTCCACTTAGCCGCTGCAATGGAGGTGAGTgttaatataaaacaataatcTGTATGGTCATACTCTATGAAAGCTTCTGGTACCATAATAATACTAGTAATCTGATACTAACCTGTTCAAATCATGTGTGACAGCTGCTTCTCCATCAGACTCTCCAGCAGGAACACCAGTTTCAGATACTCCAAAC is a genomic window of Cannabis sativa cultivar Pink pepper isolate KNU-18-1 chromosome 9, ASM2916894v1, whole genome shotgun sequence containing:
- the LOC115723136 gene encoding non-specific lipid transfer protein GPI-anchored 5, producing MAQRSFFILAVVLATSCWAMVAAQQSCTNALVGMSPCLNYITGNSSSPSSGCCSQLATVVRSEPQCLCQVLNGGGSSLGININQTQALALPGACNVQTPPLSRCNGAASPSDSPAGTPVSDTPNTSSGTGSKTVPSTDNGTSSGSSIKISTPMFFFALLVAAYTSAFATH